Proteins co-encoded in one Salvia splendens isolate huo1 chromosome 4, SspV2, whole genome shotgun sequence genomic window:
- the LOC121797960 gene encoding uncharacterized protein LOC121797960 isoform X3: MQLDGMDRKIDLVNGMVRKIDLASRSMLTSVMASTEKDDCLNRFVQLKGLPILDEWLQDIQKGKVMDCSNLKDCDKYVEEFLLVLLSALDKLPVNLHALQMSNIGRSVNHLRTHKNVEIQRKARSLVDTWKKRVEAEMNMIDAKSGSTQATDAWPSKSRLPEASHGGRKTPCGSDIAMKSSISQNSAAKTTSVRSSHGESIIKFASSSPGAVKPATPFSSGKDNQPNASVGGSADAPQIREDRSSSSNQSHSYGQSVSVKDDTKSSTSALATVNKTSSSSARNRKLSGSPRVSASVSQKENNSSKVSSAHNNAALEKLSESSLTNERVVEGPIYEGSSLKLIVKIPNRVRSPAHGMNGGSLEDPTLMSSRASSPVLMNESEQCDHASKEKSDARRCIVAAGTNALQNKDPQVEFDGKESSESPAVHSGEEQGMDSEDSKRIVEGLPTDQLNSEKVHKSSFSPMNALVESCAKFSEATSSLSLEDDVGMNLLASVAAGEMSKSDVISPADSMERSVHVDEEVCVGDEAKSESTPEECSLVVQTQFSESDCDGKRQAIAPVEISGDRKSVASHSSEGIDAGDRVKEISSTNIDLRSSIDHDLESTRKPNEKTGNGDDTSEGVHKEKAAVDNGSTRVGKCKPLVHVAGSKPKPIDQGESGKVVNEGVNKTDAEQKLTAATVKSGIAETANCENLLQAESDRILLPEADDAEKVGELNYGTANSSASKSGRLNIDKEVEKDAADESHTVSDLCSTSHDLNCHHVEDNVENQVIPNHLSVPESRCSDAAENEAQGGTALRRSKSGRIQPEEANKYAPSGSGTASPAAGETDPGTKLKFDLNEGFCADDGKYGESVTPPSSGPATVQLINPLPFSVKSIPSGHSTSITVAAAAKGPFVPPQDLLKNRVELGWKGSAATSAFRPAEPRKVHETSSSPTTLSCPDVSTTKHEHIPLDIDLNVPDERVLEEMTSHGCSGLDLDLNTVDANDAVHSSASSNPKGKVSALNAKHLDSLHVWRDFDLNNGPLADDGSAEEFPFINQLVNGGTSQLPSAGLRTNSSVMGSFSSWFPPGNAYSTMAIPSMLPERGEQPFSVYPPGAAQRTFEPTGVAPYNREVFRGSVLSSLPAVPYPSSPFLLPVFPYGTSIPLPSATFSVGAASYADSSTVRPFASPVNSQYLGPVGSVTSPFQRPFMVTFPGISNNSMLESNRQWSRQGLDLNSGLGALESEVREEMLPLSSVQHAVSTSQGLAEDQARIFSISGNILKRKEPDGDWDDESFRRKQSSWQ, translated from the coding sequence ATGCAACTGGATGGAATGGATAGAAAAATAGATTTGGTAAATGGAATGGTGAGAAAAATAGATTTGGCAAGCCGTTCCATGCTTACCAGTGTAATGGCTTCCACTGAGAAGGATGACTGCCTCAATCGCTTTGTGCAACTCAAGGGTTTACCTATTTTGGATGAATGGCTACAGGATATTCAGAAAGGGAAAGTCATGGATTGTAGTAATCTAAAGGATTGTGATAAATATGTGGAAGAATTTCTGTTGGTTTTACTTAGTGCGCTAGATAAACTTCCAGTTAATCTTCATGCCCTGCAAATGAGCAACATTGGCAGGTCCGTGAATCATTTACGAACACATAAAAATGTAGAAATTCAGAGAAAAGCACGAAGTTTAGTTGACACATGGAAGAAACGTGTTGAGGCTGAAATGAACATGATTGATGCAAAGTCTGGCTCAACCCAAGCTACAGATGCATGGCCATCCAAATCACGTCTCCCTGAGGCCTCTCATGGTGGAAGAAAAACCCCTTGTGGTTCTGATATTGCCATGAAAAGCTCAATTTCTCAAAATTCTGCTGCCAAAACTACTTCAGTTAGATCTTCACACGGGGAAAGTATCATAAAGTTTGCATCCTCTTCGCCTGGGGCTGTGAAACCTGCTACGCCATTTTCTTCTGGAAAGGATAACCAACCCAATGCTTCTGTTGGAGGCAGTGCGGATGCTCCTCAAATTAGGGAGGATAGGAGCAGTAGTTCTAACCAGTCTCATAGTTATGGTCAGTCTGTCTCGGTGAAGGATGATACGAAAAGTTCCACTTCAGCTTTGGCTACTGTTAATAAGACTTCAAGTAGTAGTGCTCGTAATCGAAAACTTAGTGGTTCTCCAAGGGTGTCAGCATCTGTAAGTCAAAAAGAGAACAACTCCAGCAAAGTTTCTTCAGCACACAACAATGCTGCTTTGGAGAAATTGTCTGAGTCCTCATTAACAAATGAGAGGGTTGTTGAGGGGCCCATCTACGAAGGGAGCAGTCTTAAACTAATTGTTAAGATACCAAACCGAGTAAGAAGTCCTGCCCATGGCATGAATGGAGGATCCCTCGAAGATCCTACCTTAATGAGCAGCCGAGCTTCTTCTCCTGTTCTTATGAACGAAAGCGAGCAGTGTGATCATGCTTCAAAGGAGAAGAGTGATGCTCGTCGTTGCATTGTTGCTGCAGGAACGAATGCATTGCAAAATAAAGATCCACAAGTTGAATTTGATGGAAAGGAGAGTAGTGAGTCACCTGCTGTTCATTCTGGTGAGGAACAAGGCATGGACTCTGAAGACTCCAAGAGAATAGTAGAGGGACTTCCAACAGACCAATTAAATTCAGAAAAAGTACACAAATCTTCTTTTAGCCCTATGAATGCATTAGTTGAGAGCTGTGCAAAATTTTCAGAAGCAACCTCATCCTTATCACTTGAAGATGATGTTGGAATGAACTTACTTGCTAGTGTGGCAGCTGGAGAAATGTCTAAATCTGATGTAATTTCTCCTGCTGATtctatggaaagaagtgtacaTGTGGATGAGGAAGTTTGTGTTGGTGATGAGGCAAAATCCGAGTCTACCCCTGAGGAATGCTCTTTGGTGGTGCAAACACAGTTCAGTGAATCTGACTGTGATGGAAAGAGACAGGCTATTGCACCAGTTGAGATTTCCGGTGATCGAAAGAGTGTTGCTTCTCATTCTTCCGAAGGTATTGATGCTGGAGACCGAGTAAAAGAAATTAGTTCAACTAACATAGATTTGAGAAGCAGTATTGACCATGACTTGGAGTCTACTCGAAAGCCAAATGAAAAGACAGGAAACGGTGATGATACAAGTGAAGGAGTCCACAAGGAGAAGGCTGCTGTGGATAATGGTTCTACTAGAGTTGGTAAGTGTAAGCCATTGGTTCATGTTGCAGGATCAAAGCCAAAGCCAATTGATCAAGGTGAATCCGGTAAGGTTGTAAATGAAGGAGTGAACAAGACAGATGCAGAACAGAAGCTGACTGCTGCAACTGTTAAGTCCGGAATTGCGGAAACAGCTAACTGTGAAAATCTACTCCAAGCTGAAAGTGACCGGATATTACTGCCAGAAGCTGATGATGCAGAGAAAGTCGGAGAACTCAATTATGGGACTGCAAATAGTTCTGCAAGCAAGTCTGGAAGACTGAACATTGACAAGGAAGTGGAAAAGGATGCAGCTGATGAAAGTCATACCGTGTCTGATTTGTGTTCCACATCTCATGATCTCAACTGTCATCATGTAGAGGATAATGTAGAAAACCAGGTGATTCCAAATCATCTATCAGTGCCTGAGAGCAGATGTTCTGATGCAGCAGAGAATGAAGCTCAGGGGGGAACTGCCTTGAGAAGATCCAAGTCTGGGAGGATTCAGCCAGAAGAGGCTAACAAATATGCTCCCAGTGGTTCTGGCACCGCTTCTCCCGCCGCAGGAGAAACAGATCCAGGTACAAAATTGAAGTTTGACCTGAACGAAGGTTTTTGTGCTGATGATGGGAAATATGGGGAGTCCGTTACACCACCATCTTCAGGGCCAGCAACTGTTCAACTCATTAACCCATTACCATTTTCTGTGAAGTCTATCCCAAGTGGCCATTCTACCTCCATTACTGTAGCTGCAGCTGCCAAAGGCCCATTTGTTCCTCCACAGGACTTATTGAAAAATAGAGTGGAACTTGGATGGAAGGGTTCTGCTGCCACCAGTGCATTTCGACCTGCTGAGCCTAGAAAAGTTCACGAAACCTCATCAAGTCCGACAACTTTGTCTTGCCCTGATGTTTCTACCACTAAACATGAGCACATCCCTTTGGATATTGATCTAAATGTTCCAGATGAAAGAGTTCTGGAGGAAATGACTTCTCATGGCTGTAGTGGCCTAGATCTTGATTTGAACACAGTTGATGCCAATGATGCTGTGCACAGCTCAGCCAGCAGCAATCCTAAAGGCAAGGTATCTGCACTGAATGCTAAACATTTAGATAGTTTGCATGTTTGGAGGGATTTTGATCTCAACAATGGACCTTTAGCTGATGATGGTAGCGCTGAGGAGTTTCCATTTATTAATCAGCTAGTTAATGGTGGTACGTCTCAGTTGCCTTCTGCTGGTCTTAGAACAAACAGTTCAGTCATGGGCAGTTTCTCATCTTGGTTTCCTCCTGGAAATGCGTACTCAACAATGGCAATCCCATCAATGTTACCCGAGCGAGGGGAGCAACCCTTTTCTGTTTATCCACCTGGTGCGGCCCAGAGAACATTTGAGCCTACTGGTGTTGCTCCATATAACCGTGAGGTGTTCCGTGGATCAGTATTATCATCATTGCCTGCAGTACCATACCCATCCAGTCCTTTCCTGTTACCTGTATTTCCTTACGGAACCTCCATTCCTCTCCCATCAGCCACATTTTCTGTTGGGGCAGCCTCATATGCAGATTCTTCTACTGTAAGGCCTTTTGCATCTCCAGTGAATTCACAGTATCTAGGACCTGTTGGTTCAGTGACATCACCTTTTCAGAGGCCATTTATGGTTACCTTTCCTGGCATTAGTAATAACAGCATGCTAGAGAGCAACAGGCAGTGGAGTAGACAGGGTTTGGACCTTAATTCAGGCCTTGGAGCTCTGGAAAGTGAAGTCAGGGAGGAGATGTTGCCTCTTTCGTCTGTCCAGCATGCTGTTTCCACTTCGCAAGGTCTAGCGGAGGATCAGGCTAGGATTTTTTCCATTTCAGGCAATATTTTGAAAAGGAAGGAGCCCGATGGAGACTGGGATGATGAATCATTCAGACGCAAGCAGTCTTCATGGCAGTAG